In Bremerella cremea, one DNA window encodes the following:
- a CDS encoding carboxypeptidase-like regulatory domain-containing protein — translation MKRISLLATVCLATMLGCFGGNSDLQFGEVKGHVTLEGKPLPHATVRFQPESGRPSYGKTDESGEYTLKFKGQELGALVGQHSVAITTEDRIENPETGESRWQKEILPPKYNSETTLSAVVEPGENVFDFDLVERKKK, via the coding sequence ATGAAACGCATTAGCCTACTGGCCACTGTTTGCCTGGCGACCATGCTCGGTTGTTTTGGTGGCAATTCAGACCTTCAATTTGGTGAGGTCAAAGGCCATGTCACCTTGGAAGGCAAACCGCTGCCGCATGCCACGGTTCGCTTCCAACCAGAAAGCGGGCGTCCTTCCTACGGCAAAACCGACGAATCAGGCGAGTACACGCTGAAATTCAAGGGACAAGAATTGGGAGCTTTGGTTGGCCAACATAGCGTGGCTATCACCACCGAAGACCGCATCGAAAACCCGGAAACCGGCGAGTCTCGCTGGCAGAAGGAAATCTTGCCCCCCAAGTACAACAGCGAAACAACCCTCAGCGCGGTTGTTGAACCAGGGGAAAACGTCTTCGATTTCGATTTAGTCGAACGCAAGAAGAAGTAA
- a CDS encoding DUF1559 domain-containing protein, whose amino-acid sequence MKSSRKQSAFTLVELLVVIAIIGVLIALLLPAVQQAREAARRMSCSNNQKQLALAMHNYHDSLGSFPPMVVKPNPTTTPAWAWSALILPMLEQGNIHESLQVGKLTLTASAGTTNGKNILGLPLEAFTCPSDARASEVSPRAVAGVKLGLSSYPAVNGTGQRAYYYDQGATNYASGIFTDRVKGYSFRDITDGSSNTMLIGERHDKIPGFVNETYTLWAGTTSAEMDDSGYYGSLEVAGSTGFPMNEWEDTNWQFRHWFRSLHPGGVMFSFADGSVHFLSETIDMTTYQNLSNRSDGKILGDY is encoded by the coding sequence ATGAAATCGTCTCGAAAACAGTCTGCCTTTACGCTGGTCGAGCTGTTGGTGGTTATTGCCATCATTGGCGTTTTGATCGCCCTGCTATTGCCTGCGGTGCAGCAAGCCCGCGAGGCAGCGCGTCGCATGTCCTGCTCGAATAACCAAAAGCAGCTGGCCTTGGCAATGCACAACTACCACGACTCCCTCGGCAGCTTTCCCCCGATGGTCGTAAAACCCAATCCCACAACCACTCCAGCTTGGGCTTGGAGCGCGTTGATCTTGCCGATGCTCGAGCAAGGCAACATTCATGAATCGTTGCAAGTTGGCAAGCTTACCCTCACCGCATCTGCCGGAACCACAAACGGGAAGAACATCCTCGGCCTGCCGCTGGAAGCATTCACCTGTCCCTCCGACGCTCGTGCGAGCGAGGTATCTCCTCGTGCCGTGGCTGGCGTCAAGCTGGGACTTTCGAGCTACCCTGCCGTCAATGGAACTGGTCAACGGGCCTATTACTACGACCAAGGTGCCACGAATTATGCCTCCGGTATTTTCACCGATCGAGTGAAAGGTTACTCCTTCCGCGATATCACCGACGGCAGCTCTAACACCATGCTCATCGGCGAACGCCACGACAAAATCCCTGGCTTTGTCAACGAGACCTACACCCTATGGGCAGGCACCACCAGTGCTGAAATGGACGACAGTGGCTACTACGGCTCGCTGGAAGTCGCTGGCTCGACAGGCTTCCCGATGAACGAATGGGAAGACACCAATTGGCAATTCCGACACTGGTTCCGCAGCTTGCACCCTGGCGGCGTGATGTTCTCGTTCGCCGACGGTAGCGTTCACTTCCTCAGTGAAACAATCGACATGACGACCTACCAGAACCTGTCCAACCGCTCCGATGGCAAGATTCTGGGTGATTATTAG
- the hisF gene encoding imidazole glycerol phosphate synthase subunit HisF: MLASRVIPCLDVNQGRVVKGTNFVQLRDAGDPVEVAARYEQEGADELVFLDITASHEQRDIILDVVSRTAEVVFMPLTVGGGIRTMEDIRSLLNAGADKVSINSAACKDPDFVRQAAKRFGSQCIVVNIDPKRVQKDGQEVWEVHIHGGRTPTGLEAVSWAQKVEELGAGEIVLTSMDRDGTKDGYDLEVTRAVSEAVSIPVVASGGAGSPEHLAAAILEGKADAALAASIFHFGQYSIQETKQLMRDRGICVRL, encoded by the coding sequence ATGTTGGCCAGCCGTGTGATACCGTGTTTGGACGTCAATCAAGGGCGTGTCGTCAAAGGAACGAACTTCGTTCAGCTGCGCGACGCCGGTGACCCCGTAGAAGTTGCTGCGCGATACGAGCAAGAAGGGGCGGACGAGCTTGTTTTTCTCGATATTACGGCCAGTCACGAACAGCGTGATATTATTCTAGATGTCGTAAGTCGAACCGCGGAGGTGGTTTTCATGCCGCTAACCGTCGGGGGTGGCATTCGGACGATGGAAGATATTCGCTCGCTACTGAATGCCGGGGCGGATAAGGTCTCGATCAATTCGGCGGCCTGTAAAGATCCCGATTTCGTCCGCCAAGCCGCCAAAAGGTTCGGCAGCCAGTGCATTGTGGTGAATATCGACCCCAAACGTGTGCAAAAAGATGGGCAGGAAGTTTGGGAAGTCCATATTCATGGAGGACGCACGCCGACGGGCCTTGAAGCGGTCAGTTGGGCGCAAAAAGTCGAAGAATTAGGCGCCGGCGAGATCGTGCTGACTAGTATGGATCGGGACGGCACAAAGGATGGCTACGATCTGGAGGTAACCCGCGCGGTCAGCGAGGCGGTATCAATCCCCGTGGTGGCCAGCGGCGGGGCAGGCAGCCCAGAGCATTTAGCCGCCGCGATCCTCGAAGGAAAGGCCGATGCGGCCCTGGCGGCCAGCATATTTCATTTTGGCCAGTACAGCATCCAAGAGACCAAGCAATTGATGCGAGACCGAGGAATTTGCGTAAGGCTTTGA
- a CDS encoding type IV pilus twitching motility protein PilT — protein MAEIDESIADKFLKKDVEYEVNKIFRALVKLEGSDLHMKVGRPPIVRVHGTLKNLNRGPVEAEEMLRLLWPLLDERNARIFKENGGADFAHTVDVDGETWRFRVNMFTQLGNVGLVARRINNWIPNFEGLNLPPVMESLCKFDQGMVLLAGVTGSGKSTTIASMLNWINRNYSKHILTLEDPIEFVYSEEKCLINQREIGQDVKDFEIAMAHAVREDPDIILIGEMRDQETFLTAIHAAETGHLVFGTIHASSSSSTIGRILDLFPEEMHGAIRSAIAFNMKGIVAQKLLKSIKPGVGRVPTVEIMTMNPTVQKLILEGKDAKLPDAIRIGKDDGMQDFTMSLKSLIDKELIDRETAFAVAPNVEALKMALKGINVAQPGMV, from the coding sequence ATGGCTGAAATCGACGAATCTATTGCCGATAAGTTTCTTAAGAAAGATGTCGAATATGAAGTCAACAAAATCTTCCGAGCCTTGGTGAAGTTGGAAGGTTCTGACTTGCATATGAAGGTCGGTCGTCCGCCGATCGTCCGCGTGCATGGTACCTTGAAGAACTTAAATCGTGGCCCGGTCGAAGCGGAAGAGATGTTGCGGCTGTTGTGGCCGCTGCTGGACGAGCGAAACGCCAGAATCTTCAAAGAGAACGGCGGGGCTGACTTTGCCCATACGGTTGATGTCGATGGAGAAACGTGGCGTTTTCGTGTGAACATGTTCACGCAGCTAGGCAACGTTGGCTTGGTCGCCCGTCGTATTAACAACTGGATTCCGAACTTCGAAGGGCTTAACCTGCCTCCGGTGATGGAGAGCTTGTGCAAATTCGACCAGGGAATGGTGCTGCTGGCTGGGGTGACGGGTTCTGGTAAAAGTACGACGATCGCGTCGATGCTGAACTGGATCAACCGGAACTACTCGAAGCACATTCTGACGCTGGAAGACCCGATAGAATTCGTCTATTCGGAAGAAAAATGCCTGATTAATCAGCGCGAGATTGGGCAGGACGTGAAGGACTTCGAGATCGCCATGGCGCATGCCGTGCGTGAAGACCCTGACATTATCCTGATTGGTGAAATGCGTGATCAGGAAACGTTCCTCACGGCGATTCACGCGGCGGAAACGGGGCACTTGGTGTTCGGAACGATCCACGCTTCTAGCTCTTCCAGCACGATTGGTCGTATTCTCGACTTGTTCCCCGAGGAAATGCATGGCGCGATTCGTAGTGCAATCGCGTTTAATATGAAGGGGATTGTCGCGCAGAAGCTTCTCAAGTCGATCAAGCCGGGTGTCGGTCGTGTGCCGACGGTCGAGATCATGACGATGAATCCCACCGTTCAGAAGTTGATTCTGGAAGGAAAAGACGCGAAGCTGCCTGACGCGATTCGTATCGGTAAAGATGACGGCATGCAAGACTTCACGATGAGCCTCAAGTCGCTGATTGACAAGGAATTGATCGACCGCGAAACGGCATTCGCAGTGGCTCCGAACGTGGAAGCTCTGAAGATGGCACTTAAAGGCATCAATGTGGCACAACCTGGGATGGTTTAA
- a CDS encoding ATPase, T2SS/T4P/T4SS family, translated as MRRFALLVFCLLLLAIGFNLFGFESLAFAQGGDTAASNPEKYKWTTDEYGYLNPIKLAAMFLLFFLWVWTTDWLGQDCPDRKLSVPAWVIPNVLVFGLTFWVVSAAIPFFLGYILAVLAWAIPLGMYIKTRNNLVDPHERVMTKDHLRYVMSKLSGGKVKAEIKSGWEAGPTMEIQARGADETKNTENLYNARKLPDAYVWVKELIVEMVQRRATKVMMDYTKDTVAMRYLIDGVWLAGENRDRESSDQMLAVLKLLCNLNPQERRARQSGEFFVKYDGRKLNCSVTAQGTQSGERVIFVVPVVSTKLETLEDLGMPPDTMQEVKTLMGLPNGLFVFTAKPEGGMSTLYYAGLNSTDRLMRDFAGIEPKGSREPEVMNIALQYYDASSRKPEEMLAAVIRNQPDAVVVRRIDSPAIFNVLLEQANATRLCFTSVNVKDDAAEGVLRLLSLKVPADKYASALVGVLNMRLCRRLCKNCREEFQPSVQLLKRLGLPPDKVDKLYKTPTPPGPDDPKKPPCEHCGGIGYYGRIGIFELMKVNDGIRRSIVKTPKLEAVRAASKAAGNRSLQEEAIRLVATGVTSIEEISRVLKE; from the coding sequence ATGCGAAGATTCGCTCTGTTGGTTTTTTGCCTTCTTCTGTTGGCGATCGGTTTCAATCTATTTGGTTTCGAGTCCTTGGCGTTTGCCCAAGGAGGGGATACGGCTGCGTCGAATCCTGAAAAGTACAAATGGACCACCGATGAATATGGCTACTTGAACCCTATCAAGTTGGCGGCCATGTTCCTGTTGTTCTTCCTGTGGGTGTGGACCACCGATTGGCTTGGCCAAGACTGCCCCGATCGTAAGTTGTCGGTCCCGGCATGGGTGATTCCGAACGTCCTGGTGTTCGGTTTGACGTTTTGGGTGGTTTCCGCTGCGATTCCATTTTTTCTCGGCTACATCCTAGCGGTCTTGGCGTGGGCAATCCCGCTGGGAATGTACATTAAAACCCGCAACAATCTGGTCGATCCGCACGAACGCGTCATGACGAAGGACCACCTGCGCTACGTCATGTCGAAGCTTTCTGGCGGGAAGGTCAAAGCCGAAATCAAATCGGGCTGGGAAGCTGGCCCGACGATGGAAATCCAAGCTCGCGGTGCCGACGAGACGAAAAATACCGAAAACCTATATAACGCCCGCAAGTTGCCGGACGCCTATGTATGGGTCAAGGAGTTGATCGTCGAGATGGTCCAGCGCCGAGCGACCAAGGTGATGATGGACTACACCAAAGATACCGTCGCGATGCGGTATCTGATCGATGGTGTTTGGCTGGCCGGTGAAAACCGTGATCGCGAATCAAGCGATCAGATGTTGGCGGTACTGAAACTGTTGTGCAATCTGAACCCGCAAGAACGACGTGCCCGGCAGTCAGGCGAGTTCTTCGTGAAGTACGACGGACGCAAGCTGAACTGCTCGGTAACCGCCCAAGGAACGCAAAGTGGCGAGCGGGTTATCTTCGTGGTACCGGTCGTCTCGACGAAGCTAGAGACACTTGAAGATCTGGGCATGCCGCCAGACACGATGCAGGAAGTCAAGACGCTGATGGGGCTGCCCAACGGCTTGTTTGTCTTTACCGCCAAGCCAGAAGGAGGCATGTCGACGCTCTATTACGCCGGTTTGAATTCAACCGACCGCCTGATGCGTGACTTCGCAGGGATCGAACCCAAGGGCTCGCGTGAGCCCGAGGTGATGAATATTGCCTTGCAATATTACGATGCCAGCAGCCGCAAGCCAGAAGAGATGCTGGCTGCGGTCATTCGCAACCAGCCTGATGCCGTGGTGGTTCGCCGCATTGATTCGCCAGCGATTTTCAATGTCTTGCTGGAACAAGCCAACGCCACGCGGCTGTGCTTTACCAGTGTCAACGTGAAAGATGACGCCGCAGAAGGTGTGCTGCGGCTTCTCTCGTTGAAGGTTCCTGCCGATAAATACGCCTCGGCTTTGGTGGGTGTGCTCAACATGCGATTATGTCGCCGGTTGTGCAAGAATTGCCGCGAAGAATTTCAGCCTAGCGTGCAATTGCTCAAGCGGTTGGGGCTACCGCCTGATAAGGTCGATAAGCTTTACAAGACACCAACCCCGCCAGGACCAGACGATCCGAAAAAGCCGCCGTGCGAGCATTGCGGTGGGATCGGCTACTATGGCCGCATTGGGATCTTCGAGTTGATGAAAGTCAACGACGGCATTCGCCGGTCAATTGTTAAGACACCGAAGCTGGAAGCGGTTCGCGCTGCCTCGAAAGCCGCCGGCAATCGTTCGTTGCAGGAAGAGGCAATCCGCCTCGTGGCAACCGGGGTCACGTCCATCGAGGAAATCAGCCGCGTTCTCAAAGAGTAA
- a CDS encoding DUF4190 domain-containing protein, translating into MVDSAQQHTSAGFSAENEDLMQYREISRLAISGLVLGILSVMAVFTSVLWIVPVIAIVICLVAYYHIGRSELLTGQGMALAGMGLAAIWLGLSITQVQVKQYALVTASREMAAQWLDLILQKKFMEAHQMSMHPSARPPAKTALPAFYAENEMRTEDLQGFESRDIVKAIDQWQGGPLEATFVRDFATSEYEGLHYATHIFRISDKENGKPLWDVKVTLKRQNGTGDNAGSFVWIADSISLEKVYH; encoded by the coding sequence ATGGTCGATTCCGCCCAGCAGCATACATCAGCCGGTTTTTCCGCCGAAAACGAAGACCTGATGCAATATCGCGAGATCAGCCGGTTGGCGATTAGCGGTTTAGTGTTGGGAATCCTTTCCGTCATGGCGGTCTTTACGTCCGTGCTGTGGATCGTGCCGGTCATTGCTATTGTTATCTGTTTGGTGGCCTACTATCACATTGGTCGCTCTGAACTTTTAACTGGGCAGGGGATGGCCTTAGCGGGTATGGGCTTAGCGGCAATTTGGTTGGGGCTGAGCATTACCCAAGTCCAGGTCAAGCAGTACGCTTTAGTAACCGCTTCGCGCGAGATGGCCGCCCAGTGGCTCGACTTGATACTGCAGAAGAAGTTTATGGAAGCGCATCAGATGAGCATGCACCCTTCCGCCCGACCTCCTGCCAAAACCGCGTTGCCCGCCTTCTACGCAGAAAATGAAATGCGGACCGAAGACCTACAAGGTTTTGAGTCACGCGATATTGTGAAGGCGATCGACCAATGGCAAGGAGGCCCGCTTGAGGCTACTTTCGTCCGCGATTTTGCCACCAGCGAATACGAAGGACTGCACTACGCAACCCACATCTTCCGTATTTCGGATAAGGAAAACGGTAAGCCCCTGTGGGATGTTAAAGTAACGCTCAAGCGGCAAAACGGAACCGGCGATAATGCCGGCTCGTTTGTCTGGATCGCCGATAGTATTTCTCTAGAGAAGGTTTATCACTAA
- a CDS encoding sugar phosphate isomerase/epimerase family protein, translated as MAMLLDRRQMLSLSAAGALTSAGLAVQGLPTANAAQPTSPTIRYCFNTSTIRGQNLTIEEEVDIAAKAGYQGIEPWISKIEDHKKSGKSLADLKKRIADSGLKVESAIGFAQWIVEDPDKRKQGLEHAKRDMDLLAQIGGSRIAAPPAGATNGPKLDLLEVAQRYHALLEVGQQTGVVPELELWGFSANLSRLGEVAMVVVEANHPDACMMPDVYHIYKGGSDFSGLQTISGHAIPVFHMNDYPAEPPREKINDSARVFPGDGIAPLKPMIQTLIGNGFAGVFSLELFNPEYWKRDALEVAQEGLDKMKACVAEATA; from the coding sequence ATGGCTATGCTTCTTGATCGTCGTCAAATGCTTTCTTTATCCGCAGCAGGTGCTTTGACGTCGGCTGGCCTGGCAGTGCAAGGGCTTCCCACGGCGAATGCGGCCCAACCGACCTCGCCGACGATTCGATATTGCTTTAATACCAGTACAATTCGCGGCCAAAATCTAACGATAGAAGAAGAAGTCGATATCGCAGCCAAAGCAGGCTACCAAGGGATCGAGCCGTGGATCTCGAAGATTGAAGACCATAAAAAGTCAGGCAAGAGCCTGGCCGACCTGAAAAAAAGGATCGCCGATTCCGGGCTGAAGGTAGAAAGCGCGATCGGGTTCGCCCAGTGGATTGTCGAAGATCCCGATAAACGGAAGCAAGGGCTAGAACACGCCAAACGCGACATGGACCTCTTGGCACAAATCGGTGGCAGCCGCATCGCAGCCCCCCCGGCAGGCGCGACCAACGGGCCTAAGCTCGATCTATTGGAAGTCGCCCAGCGCTATCACGCGCTGCTAGAAGTCGGTCAGCAAACGGGTGTGGTTCCAGAGCTGGAATTGTGGGGCTTCTCGGCCAATCTATCTCGCCTGGGGGAAGTTGCCATGGTCGTCGTCGAGGCCAACCATCCCGATGCCTGCATGATGCCGGATGTCTACCACATCTACAAAGGTGGCTCCGACTTTAGCGGCCTGCAGACGATCAGCGGGCACGCGATTCCAGTCTTCCATATGAACGACTACCCTGCCGAGCCGCCTCGCGAGAAGATTAACGACAGTGCCCGCGTGTTCCCAGGGGATGGCATCGCTCCGCTGAAACCGATGATTCAAACACTGATCGGTAACGGTTTCGCTGGCGTTTTCTCCCTTGAACTATTCAATCCAGAATACTGGAAGAGAGATGCCCTGGAAGTCGCCCAGGAAGGGCTCGATAAGATGAAAGCCTGCGTGGCCGAGGCCACAGCTTAA
- a CDS encoding TerC family protein: protein MWEAFVAVIALSAMEIVLGIDNIVFIAIVSARLPEAQRPNARRMGLLAALVMRIILLCTISWVMGLKENIFELSWLVGNNELLIEHPDMNGITWKDIILFVGGLFLIWKSVGEIHEKLDDDEHSEEDATKVKATFSGVILQIMALDIIFSLDSVITAVGMVKEQVDVFGAPVSGIWLMVTAVLISVGVMITFANTISDFVERHPTLKMLALSFLILIGVMLVAEGAGAHFDKGYVYFAMAFALGVELLNMRVRSMRLTPIEKKIADSKRKKAQGGASK from the coding sequence ATGTGGGAAGCATTCGTCGCAGTCATCGCTTTGTCCGCGATGGAAATTGTTCTAGGGATCGACAATATCGTCTTTATTGCGATCGTTTCGGCTCGCCTGCCGGAAGCACAACGTCCGAACGCGCGGCGGATGGGGCTGCTGGCCGCCTTGGTGATGCGAATTATTCTGCTGTGTACGATCTCGTGGGTGATGGGCTTGAAAGAGAACATTTTCGAGTTGTCCTGGCTTGTTGGCAACAACGAACTGCTGATCGAACACCCCGATATGAACGGTATCACCTGGAAAGACATCATCCTGTTTGTGGGCGGGCTCTTTCTGATTTGGAAAAGTGTCGGTGAAATCCACGAAAAGCTAGATGACGACGAGCACTCGGAAGAAGACGCGACGAAGGTTAAAGCAACTTTCAGTGGGGTCATTCTGCAGATTATGGCCCTCGACATCATTTTCTCTCTCGACTCGGTGATTACCGCCGTGGGAATGGTGAAGGAGCAAGTCGACGTCTTTGGCGCCCCCGTTTCCGGTATTTGGCTAATGGTGACCGCCGTGTTGATTTCCGTGGGGGTGATGATCACCTTCGCCAATACGATTTCGGACTTTGTCGAGCGGCATCCAACGCTCAAGATGCTGGCCCTCAGCTTTTTGATTTTGATTGGCGTGATGCTGGTCGCTGAAGGGGCTGGGGCTCATTTCGACAAGGGTTACGTCTACTTCGCCATGGCGTTCGCTCTGGGTGTGGAGCTGCTCAATATGCGAGTTCGATCGATGCGATTGACACCAATCGAGAAGAAAATTGCCGATAGCAAGCGAAAAAAGGCTCAGGGAGGTGCATCGAAATAG
- a CDS encoding PSD1 and planctomycete cytochrome C domain-containing protein → MRIFALPIAAMVCLLPSFAFAENNFSPEHIEFFEKSVRPVFIKHCVGCHGAEKQEAGLRLDARSTIIQGADSGKIVVEGKPDESGLIQAIRYETFEMPPAGQLSTEEIAAIEQWVKLGMPWPSEAEPIAPLSFDERLVSDKQQHWAYQPIQDPPAPEVKGDFAQNEIDHFVQKRLLDNDMTPAKLADRRTLIRRATFDLTGLPPTQAEVDAFVSDESPDAYEKLIDRLLASPQYGVKWGRIWLDVARYSDTRGYLNDGQDRRFPYAHAYRDYVIDSFNRDTPYSEFVKEQLAADYFAEEGDRRLAGLGLIRIGRQFLKHQDTIDDRIDVVTRGVLGLTVACARCHDHKYDAINMADYYGLYGVFDPLNETTPLIGAIDSDPRYPEFKQRYDELQQELSNHHANVEKSVRTEASTYFFDLMVRAVSQQQEVDIAKYEQNEQEAKNVRPHLVNKWKAFADQQWKPDHPIWGPLFETRELGEEKYAAEHQARIAKWTAEESKLNPAVREAIVSKQPATLPALVDTYDDLLKPVGKAFIEAGFDHAFVDKLEGTQKELAQALLQGNSPLALGDNDVRAATFTSEHAVQKQIEGKIRGHEIDSPGAPPRAMAVTDRENVGQPVIFLRGDPGRRGDKVPRQFIRVLNESEASSYTQGSGRLELAEDIIADDNPLTARVIANRVWMTHFDRPLVLTPADFGVRSDPPTYPLLLDHLASYLKKNGWSLKKLHKHIMLSATYQQSSKDRPELREKDPENRLLWKMNRRRLSFEEMRDAMLVASGALDDSLGGRAVKILQDPYPPRRTVYGFVDRQDLPNLYRAFDYPSPDATSPERSKTSVPQQALYLLNSPFVARQAEYLADHVDEPGLSDQEKLAGLFQRILQRAPTADEEKLFLEYVTNAPSSDNWSGWNSVAQVLLVSNEFMFVD, encoded by the coding sequence ATGCGGATATTCGCGTTGCCCATCGCAGCGATGGTGTGCCTGCTGCCGTCGTTTGCGTTTGCCGAAAACAATTTTTCGCCAGAACACATCGAGTTCTTCGAGAAATCGGTGCGTCCGGTCTTCATTAAGCATTGCGTCGGTTGCCATGGTGCCGAGAAGCAAGAGGCCGGACTGCGTCTGGATGCTCGCTCGACGATCATCCAAGGTGCCGATTCCGGCAAGATCGTGGTCGAAGGGAAACCAGACGAAAGCGGCCTGATTCAGGCAATTCGTTACGAAACCTTCGAAATGCCCCCAGCCGGTCAGTTGTCTACGGAAGAGATCGCGGCGATTGAACAGTGGGTCAAGCTCGGCATGCCGTGGCCGAGCGAAGCAGAGCCGATTGCTCCGCTTTCGTTTGACGAGCGTCTGGTCAGCGACAAGCAGCAACATTGGGCTTACCAACCGATTCAAGATCCGCCTGCCCCGGAAGTGAAGGGGGATTTCGCCCAGAACGAGATCGACCATTTCGTGCAAAAGCGGCTGCTCGACAACGACATGACTCCGGCCAAGCTGGCCGATCGTCGTACGCTCATTCGCCGAGCTACCTTCGACCTGACCGGGCTCCCCCCGACCCAGGCCGAAGTCGATGCGTTTGTCAGCGACGAGAGCCCCGATGCCTACGAGAAGTTGATCGATCGCTTGTTGGCTTCGCCGCAATATGGAGTGAAGTGGGGGCGTATCTGGCTGGACGTGGCCCGCTATTCCGATACGCGTGGCTACTTGAACGACGGCCAAGATCGCCGCTTCCCGTATGCGCATGCCTATCGCGATTACGTCATCGATTCTTTTAACCGAGATACACCCTATAGCGAGTTCGTCAAAGAACAACTGGCCGCCGATTACTTTGCCGAAGAGGGAGATCGTCGCTTGGCCGGGCTAGGGCTAATTCGGATCGGGCGTCAATTTCTGAAGCATCAAGACACGATCGACGACCGTATCGATGTTGTCACCCGTGGCGTGTTGGGCCTGACCGTCGCGTGTGCCCGATGCCACGATCACAAGTACGATGCGATCAACATGGCCGATTACTACGGCCTGTATGGTGTGTTCGATCCGCTGAATGAAACCACCCCTCTGATCGGCGCGATCGATTCCGATCCTCGCTATCCGGAGTTTAAGCAGCGTTACGACGAGCTTCAGCAAGAGCTGAGCAATCACCACGCTAACGTTGAAAAATCGGTGCGAACCGAAGCGAGTACCTACTTCTTCGATCTGATGGTGCGAGCCGTCTCGCAGCAGCAAGAAGTCGATATTGCCAAGTACGAACAAAACGAGCAAGAGGCAAAAAACGTGCGGCCACACTTGGTCAACAAGTGGAAGGCATTCGCCGATCAGCAGTGGAAACCGGATCACCCGATTTGGGGCCCCTTGTTCGAAACGCGTGAATTGGGGGAAGAGAAATACGCCGCCGAGCACCAGGCACGAATTGCCAAGTGGACTGCGGAAGAGAGTAAGTTAAACCCAGCGGTGCGCGAAGCAATTGTCAGCAAGCAGCCAGCTACGTTACCGGCTTTGGTCGATACGTACGATGACCTACTAAAACCGGTAGGCAAGGCGTTTATCGAGGCTGGCTTCGATCATGCGTTTGTCGACAAGCTGGAAGGAACCCAGAAAGAGTTGGCACAAGCTCTCCTGCAAGGGAACTCGCCGCTGGCACTAGGGGACAACGATGTCCGCGCCGCGACGTTTACCAGTGAGCATGCCGTTCAAAAGCAGATTGAAGGAAAGATTCGCGGGCACGAGATTGATTCGCCGGGGGCACCTCCTCGGGCGATGGCGGTTACCGACCGCGAAAATGTTGGCCAGCCGGTCATCTTCTTGCGAGGCGACCCTGGCCGCCGTGGCGACAAAGTGCCACGGCAGTTTATTCGTGTGTTGAACGAAAGCGAAGCTTCTTCTTACACGCAAGGAAGCGGGCGGCTGGAACTGGCCGAAGACATCATCGCCGACGACAATCCGCTAACGGCCCGGGTGATTGCCAACCGCGTTTGGATGACGCACTTCGATCGGCCGTTGGTGCTTACTCCGGCAGACTTTGGGGTGCGGAGCGATCCGCCCACTTATCCTCTGCTGCTCGATCACTTGGCCAGTTATTTGAAGAAGAACGGCTGGTCGCTGAAGAAGCTGCACAAGCACATCATGCTTTCGGCAACCTATCAGCAATCGAGTAAGGATCGGCCTGAATTACGCGAGAAAGATCCCGAGAATCGTTTGTTGTGGAAGATGAATCGCCGTCGGCTGTCTTTCGAGGAAATGCGCGATGCAATGCTGGTTGCCAGCGGTGCACTCGACGATTCGCTAGGAGGAAGAGCGGTGAAAATTCTGCAAGATCCTTACCCGCCACGACGAACCGTGTACGGCTTTGTCGATCGCCAAGACTTGCCGAACTTATACCGGGCCTTCGATTACCCAAGCCCTGATGCCACCAGCCCGGAACGTTCCAAGACTAGTGTTCCGCAGCAAGCGCTGTACCTATTGAACAGCCCTTTCGTGGCTCGCCAGGCCGAATATTTGGCCGACCATGTTGATGAGCCAGGGTTAAGTGACCAAGAGAAACTGGCCGGACTGTTTCAGCGGATCTTGCAACGTGCCCCGACGGCGGACGAAGAGAAGTTGTTTTTGGAATACGTTACCAATGCACCATCAAGCGACAATTGGTCGGGCTGGAATAGTGTGGCCCAGGTGTTGTTGGTCTCGAACGAGTTCATGTTTGTCGATTAA